A single window of Oncorhynchus clarkii lewisi isolate Uvic-CL-2024 chromosome 10, UVic_Ocla_1.0, whole genome shotgun sequence DNA harbors:
- the LOC139419459 gene encoding ribosomal oxygenase 2: MPRKGRKAASGDEEVAPKHRKTDSNGVPSPFCFDTPDTVFQSLISPVGQEEFFTDYWEKKPLHLQRSDPGLASYYKSLFQLSDLKGLCAQGLTYARDLNVCRSVQGNKTVLNKEGRVNYSQLKKDFNQKATIQFHQPQRFKDELWRIQEKLECFFGALVGSNVYITPQDSQGLPPHYDDVEVFILQLEGEKHWRLYSPTVPLAREYCVALEERIGSPTHDIILKAGDLLYFPRGTIHQADTPVGVDHSTHLTLSTYQNTSWGDYLANVFPNFLYDSLKTSDITRRVGMPRRILMGANAAPDTSRQLASLLRSVADQMERGEHELRAGDMKRDFALHRLPPYTPEQDDISSSAGKMPALEDTVCLRFKDHILVSLETCQSPSDGSVSLVVDVMHSLRNRREKHMMGQSGDDDDDDDDSGGDDDSGEEEEDAPSETPGMTFPFEDLPAIRQLQAGQPIPVSQLKRQLDNDKVQMALVLWSEGLLEVC; this comes from the exons ATGCCCAGGAAAGGAAGAAAAGCAGCATCCGGAGATGAAGAGGTCGCTCCCAAACATAGGAAAACAGACTCCAATGGCGTCCCCTCTCCTTTCTGCTTCGACACCCCAGACACTGTCTTCCAGAGCCTAATTTCCCCAGTGGGACAGGAGGAATTTTTCACTGACTACTGGGAGAAGAAGCCCCTCCACCTCCAGAGGTCTGACCCAGGCCTGGCCTCCTACTACAAGTCTCTGTTCCAGCTTTCAGACCTGAAGGGGCTGTGCGCCCAGGGCCTGACGTATGCCAGAGACCTCAATGTGTGCCGCAGCGTCCAGGGCAACAAGACTGTGTTGAACAAGGAAGGCCGTGTCAACTACAGCCAGCTCAAAAAGGACTTCAACCAGAAGGCCACCATCCAGTTCCACCAGCCTCAGAGGTTTAAG GACGAGTTGTGGCGGATTCAGGAGAAGCTGGAGTGTTTCTTCGGCGCTCTTGTGGGCTCCAACGTCTACATCACCCCACAGGATTCCCAAGGGCTACCCCCACACTACGACGATGTGGAG GTGTTTATCCTCCAGTTGGAGGGCGAGAAACATTGGCGTCTGTACAGCCCCACGGTGCCCCTGGCCAGAGAGTACTGCGTGGCGCTTGAGGAGCGCATCGGCAGCCCCACACACGACATCATACTGAAG GCAGGTGATCTGCTCTACTTCCCCAGAGGAACCATCCATCAGGCGGACACCCCCGTGGGAGTGGATCATTCTACCCACCTAACCCTCAGTACCTACCAGAACAC GTCATGGGGAGACTATCTGGCCAACGTGTTCCCCAATTTCTTGTATGACTCCCTTAAGACCAGTGACATCACCAGGAGGGTAGGCATGCCCAGGAGAATCTTGATG GGAGCCAACGCAGCCCCAGACACAAGCAGGCAGTTGGCCTCATTATTGAGGAGCGTGGCAGATCAGATGGAGAGGGGTGAACACGAACTCCGTGCCGGGGACATGAAGAGGGACTTTGCCCTCCACAGACTGCCACCTTACACACCAGAGCAAGATGACATCTCGTCATCAG CTGGAAAGATGCCTGCTTTAGAAGATACGGTGTGTCTGAGGTTTAAAGACCACATCCTGGTGTCTTTAGAGACGTGTCAAAGCCCATCA gatGGGTCGGTATCATTGGTGGTTGATGTGATGCACTCTCTGAGGAACAGAAGGGAGAAACATATGATGGGACagagtggtgatgatgatgatgatgatgatgatagtggtggtgatgacgatagtggtgaagaggaggaagatgcaCCCTCTGAG ACCCCCGGCATGACCTTCCCCTTCGAAGACCTCCCGGCCATCAGGCAGCTGCAGGCGGGACAGCCCATCCCCGTGTCTCAGCTAAAAAGGCAATTGGACAATGACAAAGTCCAGATGGCCCTGGTGCTCTGGTCGGAGGGCCTGCTGGAGGTGTGCTAA